A single window of Sphingobacterium sp. ML3W DNA harbors:
- a CDS encoding lipid II:glycine glycyltransferase FemX, whose product MIAELEDKEIKQIYQTSIIQQTAYWSEVKRLQGVTSKAFNFKTKFADLYPESEDTTYFVGDLLILIQAVDQDHSIAYVPYGPEVEPSVENQGYFLEQLSESLRSSLPKNCIMIRYDLSWESHWAKDDDCYDLNGNWLGVPDKKIQEIRFNFNTNHWNLRKANTDILPSNTIFMDLKKDEDTLLGAMKTKTRYNINLSKRKGVKIRSLGLDSLAIWYDLYRQTAVRNNFFLHDISYFRIVLSARANDTLSPADVYLLVAEVDGLPLAAMFLVVSGKRGTYLYGASATENRNYMATYALQWRAMQMAKDKGCTEYDFFGIAPQADTAHPMYGLYRFKTGFGGEIFHRMGCWDYPLDNEKYKYYTSMEFKNQSYHLS is encoded by the coding sequence ATGATTGCCGAACTAGAAGACAAAGAAATAAAGCAGATTTATCAAACATCTATTATCCAACAAACGGCCTATTGGTCTGAAGTAAAAAGACTACAAGGAGTCACTTCAAAAGCATTCAATTTCAAAACGAAATTTGCAGATCTCTATCCAGAATCTGAGGATACGACCTATTTTGTTGGCGATTTATTGATCCTGATCCAAGCAGTAGATCAAGATCATAGCATTGCTTACGTACCCTATGGTCCAGAGGTGGAGCCATCGGTAGAAAACCAAGGATATTTCTTAGAGCAATTGTCTGAAAGTCTACGTTCTAGTTTGCCGAAAAACTGCATCATGATTCGATATGACCTATCCTGGGAATCGCATTGGGCAAAAGATGACGATTGTTACGATTTAAATGGTAACTGGTTGGGTGTGCCTGATAAAAAGATCCAAGAGATAAGATTTAACTTTAATACCAATCATTGGAACTTAAGAAAAGCCAATACCGATATCTTGCCTTCCAATACTATATTTATGGATCTGAAAAAAGATGAAGATACGTTGTTGGGAGCTATGAAAACCAAGACGCGTTATAACATCAATCTTTCGAAACGAAAAGGCGTGAAGATTCGCTCCCTAGGTCTGGATAGTTTGGCGATTTGGTACGACTTATACCGACAAACTGCCGTTCGTAATAATTTCTTTTTACACGATATCAGTTATTTTAGGATTGTACTTTCCGCTCGGGCAAACGATACCCTTTCTCCAGCAGATGTTTACCTGTTGGTTGCAGAGGTGGATGGTCTACCCTTAGCTGCGATGTTTTTAGTCGTTTCGGGCAAGCGTGGTACCTACTTGTATGGAGCATCCGCTACTGAAAACAGAAATTATATGGCCACATATGCTTTACAATGGCGCGCGATGCAAATGGCAAAAGATAAAGGATGTACCGAATATGATTTCTTTGGTATCGCACCACAGGCAGATACAGCACATCCTATGTATGGTCTATATCGTTTCAAAACAGGCTTTGGAGGGGAAATATTCCATCGTATGGGCTGTTGGGATTATCCTTTGGATAATGAAAAGTATAAGTACTATACGTCTATGGAATTTAAGAATCAAAGTTATCATTTGAGCTAA
- a CDS encoding trans-sulfuration enzyme family protein: MNKNNIDFGTLAIHQKHTDGHHAHIAPIYASSTFTFDSAEQGMQRFSGEDPGYIYSRFGNPTTDATAQAIADLETWNIKNLDGTPLNATALLTSSGQSAMSTLFLSCLSAGDALLATPSLYGGTHEFIMKMLPKFGIKAYFLDMTDTDKIEELLKDKPEIKLVHFESPANPTMQCIDIERIVAVSKKYGKLVSVDNTFATPYLQQPFKYQVDFIFHSTTKFLNGHGNAIGGVLVGRDLEAMKTYVHQTHKLLGVNSNSFDAFLVLQGIKTLPLRMEQHCRNAMDVAHFLYNHPEISQVHYNGLPTHPDHAISKKQMRHAGSVMSIELKGGYQKSIDFVNKLQVCTRAVSIGTVDTLVSHPASMSHAGIPRETRLKTGITDGLIRISVGLESIDDLLADLEQALR; the protein is encoded by the coding sequence ATGAACAAGAATAACATTGATTTTGGTACACTTGCCATTCATCAGAAACATACGGATGGGCACCATGCCCATATCGCTCCTATTTATGCCAGTTCAACTTTTACCTTTGATAGCGCCGAACAGGGCATGCAAAGGTTTTCGGGTGAAGATCCTGGGTATATCTACTCTCGGTTTGGCAATCCGACGACAGATGCTACTGCACAAGCGATAGCAGATCTGGAAACCTGGAATATCAAAAACCTTGATGGAACACCTTTAAACGCAACTGCGCTATTGACTTCTAGTGGTCAATCTGCCATGTCCACCTTGTTTTTATCTTGTTTAAGTGCGGGCGATGCCTTATTGGCGACTCCTTCACTTTACGGTGGCACCCATGAGTTCATCATGAAAATGCTGCCGAAATTTGGTATCAAAGCCTATTTTTTGGATATGACCGACACCGACAAAATCGAGGAGTTATTAAAAGATAAACCGGAAATAAAACTCGTTCATTTTGAGTCGCCAGCGAACCCCACGATGCAATGCATCGATATCGAACGTATAGTAGCGGTTTCAAAAAAGTACGGTAAACTGGTATCTGTTGATAATACCTTTGCCACTCCTTACCTGCAGCAGCCATTCAAATATCAGGTGGATTTTATTTTCCATTCAACAACCAAATTCTTGAATGGTCATGGCAATGCAATAGGTGGCGTATTGGTAGGTCGAGATTTGGAAGCGATGAAGACCTATGTCCATCAAACACATAAACTGTTGGGGGTAAATAGCAATTCCTTTGATGCTTTTTTGGTCTTACAGGGTATCAAAACCCTGCCATTGCGTATGGAGCAGCATTGCCGAAATGCAATGGATGTGGCCCATTTTCTCTACAATCATCCAGAGATCTCGCAAGTGCATTATAATGGTCTTCCGACACATCCTGATCATGCCATCAGTAAAAAACAGATGCGTCATGCTGGTTCTGTGATGAGCATAGAGCTAAAGGGTGGCTATCAAAAATCCATCGACTTTGTAAACAAACTGCAGGTCTGTACACGTGCAGTATCCATCGGTACGGTCGATACCCTCGTATCGCATCCGGCCTCTATGTCGCATGCTGGTATACCGCGAGAAACCAGACTCAAAACAGGGATTACCGATGGCCTGATCCGCATCAGTGTCGGACTTGAATCCATTGATGATCTGCTCGCAGATCTGGAACAGGCACTGCGCTAA
- a CDS encoding RNA polymerase sigma factor: protein MDNPEDRKDLQQEIIIQLWKSYPKFKGESAFSSWMYRVAINTAISSFKKEKRRSDVYNYNTAKEPEQEDYDPEKDQQLEVFYRAIQQLNGVEKALIFYFMEGLSHRDTGIQLGISEGNVRVKLNRTKEKLQQIIKKIGYES from the coding sequence ATGGACAATCCAGAAGATCGAAAAGACTTGCAACAGGAAATCATCATCCAATTATGGAAATCCTACCCCAAGTTTAAAGGAGAGAGCGCATTTTCTTCTTGGATGTACCGAGTGGCAATCAACACCGCTATTTCCTCCTTCAAAAAAGAAAAACGGCGAAGTGATGTTTACAACTACAACACAGCAAAAGAACCAGAACAGGAAGATTATGACCCCGAAAAAGACCAGCAACTGGAGGTCTTTTATCGCGCTATCCAACAGCTTAATGGGGTGGAAAAGGCTTTGATATTTTACTTTATGGAAGGACTATCCCATCGTGATACAGGTATACAGCTCGGTATAAGTGAAGGAAATGTACGTGTAAAACTCAATAGAACAAAAGAAAAATTACAGCAAATCATAAAAAAAATAGGTTATGAATCTTGA
- a CDS encoding family 10 glycosylhydrolase, translating into MNHRHYLQVRVYVLFLFALFLLTSAEAKTGKSEDQPMFWTWLDYRPGHNFDSVCHEMQYLGIEGVMLNAPTPDDYRVAIPIAQKYGIKVIAWLWTLNLEHDRDQILKDHPEWFSVNRNGKSLADTTAYVGYYKFLSPVLPEVKDYIKEKIASYCAVEGLSGISIDYNRYVDVVLPTTLWPKYNIVQDREYAGWDYGYHPVAIQKFKDEYGYDPRTQKDPSSDLKWRQFRCDQITDVANMIADVVHASGKTMAASPFPTPKMASRMVRQDWGKWHLDMAFPMVYSSFYTEDPSFVRDCTIENAKDKHEMTSLYCGLMASDSDAMFTEMDEALNHGAQGIALFTVNSIRDPKIKEKFRNYTAQAKAKKAAHKGVMPIVGNNKVERNPFKKEGIMKLITAKIQQMVPNATSQTDLPEVKLSSFKKVASYDVTERYLVTDKLSNKKFHVTFYFYGGILSGWNVDAAA; encoded by the coding sequence ATGAATCATCGCCATTACCTACAAGTTCGTGTATACGTTCTTTTTCTATTCGCACTATTTCTATTGACCAGCGCAGAGGCTAAAACTGGAAAAAGTGAAGATCAACCTATGTTCTGGACTTGGTTGGATTACAGACCTGGTCATAATTTTGACTCTGTTTGCCATGAAATGCAATATCTTGGCATTGAAGGTGTCATGCTCAATGCTCCTACTCCTGATGATTATAGAGTTGCGATTCCCATAGCTCAAAAATATGGAATCAAAGTAATAGCTTGGTTATGGACACTGAACTTGGAACATGACCGCGACCAAATATTGAAGGACCACCCTGAATGGTTTAGTGTCAATCGAAATGGAAAAAGCCTAGCCGACACAACTGCATATGTGGGATACTACAAATTCCTATCGCCTGTATTACCTGAGGTGAAGGATTATATCAAAGAGAAAATTGCGTCTTATTGTGCGGTGGAAGGATTGAGCGGTATCTCGATCGATTATAACCGTTATGTAGATGTTGTACTGCCAACAACCCTGTGGCCTAAATACAATATTGTTCAAGATCGTGAATATGCCGGTTGGGATTATGGTTATCACCCAGTAGCTATCCAAAAATTTAAAGACGAATATGGGTATGACCCAAGAACACAAAAAGACCCTTCAAGCGATCTTAAATGGAGACAATTTCGTTGTGACCAGATTACCGATGTAGCCAACATGATTGCAGATGTGGTACATGCAAGTGGCAAAACAATGGCTGCTTCGCCATTTCCTACTCCAAAAATGGCTTCTCGTATGGTAAGACAGGATTGGGGAAAATGGCATTTGGATATGGCATTCCCAATGGTGTATAGCAGTTTCTATACCGAAGACCCAAGTTTTGTAAGGGACTGTACGATTGAAAATGCAAAAGATAAGCATGAAATGACCAGTTTATATTGTGGGCTTATGGCGAGTGACAGTGATGCTATGTTCACTGAAATGGATGAGGCATTGAACCATGGTGCTCAAGGAATAGCGCTCTTTACGGTCAACAGCATTCGTGACCCTAAAATTAAAGAGAAATTTAGAAATTATACCGCACAGGCTAAAGCTAAAAAAGCAGCACATAAGGGTGTGATGCCGATCGTGGGTAACAATAAGGTGGAAAGAAACCCATTCAAAAAAGAGGGTATCATGAAATTAATCACGGCCAAGATCCAACAAATGGTTCCTAACGCGACATCGCAAACTGATCTACCTGAAGTGAAACTGTCGAGTTTCAAAAAAGTAGCTTCTTATGATGTGACCGAGCGCTACTTGGTGACGGACAAATTAAGCAACAAGAAATTTCACGTTACTTTTTATTTTTACGGGGGAATCCTTTCCGGTTGGAATGTGGATGCTGCAGCATAG
- a CDS encoding YidH family protein, translating to MDKQPQKKTSDHLANERTFLAWIRTSIGIMGFGFVVVKFSLFVKQVSLMLNNPQHSSQKGYSAEIGVTLVALGAITALMAYLNYKKVRKEINADAFESSNPLLSVATFGLIFISVLLIWYLIDSI from the coding sequence ATGGATAAACAACCTCAAAAAAAGACGAGTGATCACTTGGCAAATGAACGTACCTTCTTGGCCTGGATAAGAACTAGTATTGGAATCATGGGATTTGGTTTTGTCGTTGTAAAATTCTCTTTGTTTGTAAAGCAAGTCAGCCTAATGCTAAACAACCCTCAACATAGCAGTCAGAAAGGCTATTCTGCCGAAATTGGTGTCACCTTAGTAGCGCTTGGTGCCATTACGGCATTAATGGCTTACCTCAACTATAAAAAAGTAAGAAAAGAAATCAATGCAGATGCTTTTGAAAGTTCCAACCCACTCCTATCGGTAGCGACATTTGGACTGATATTTATTAGTGTATTGCTCATCTGGTACCTCATTGACAGTATTTAA
- a CDS encoding NYN domain-containing protein, with protein sequence MPEETEKKIAILIDADNISYKKIEEILNEVKRYGIPTIKRIYGDWTSPYVENWKDSLLTHAITPIQQYSYTQGKNSTDSALIIDAMDILHSDRVDGFCIVSSDSDFTRLATRLRESGKLVIGIGERKTPKPFISSCDKFIYVEILEKEVSKKVVKKKNTNTNTNTTTTPTPVDQHKISALDEETLELLKDTVDDTADESGWAFLGEIGSLFNKRKPDFDARNYGYEKISHLFKAYKEDFEIDVRNSEKSRIKNYYIRNIINKPVSTNVEPIQPAQTHTKHQESTTSTQSAHTHAKHQTKAAPVQAENVQKKGQQNNTPAPVVNTKNQQKAAPVQADNAQTKGQQNNAPAPATNAKNQQKAVPVQADNAQAKGQQNNAPAPAANAKNQQKTAPVQAENAQTKGQQNKAPVQAANAKNQQKTTPVQTENAQTKSPQDDTTDQTNASTGTKTPGTALETAIIPTKGNLITAEDVTKNQIRITKDLKSLFPNKTKKIRIRINNEYECAFSYRRDRSHVLSLGQEAAHELALEAGASLKLTKLGENSYQLEKISKESN encoded by the coding sequence ATGCCAGAAGAAACAGAAAAAAAAATAGCGATCTTGATCGATGCGGACAATATCTCTTACAAAAAAATAGAAGAGATATTAAACGAGGTAAAACGATACGGGATCCCTACGATAAAGCGTATTTATGGAGACTGGACCAGTCCTTATGTTGAAAACTGGAAAGACAGCCTTTTAACACATGCGATCACTCCGATCCAGCAGTACAGTTATACGCAGGGCAAAAACTCAACCGATTCGGCTTTGATTATCGATGCCATGGACATCTTACACTCGGATCGCGTAGACGGTTTCTGTATTGTTTCCAGTGATAGCGATTTCACACGATTGGCAACCAGATTACGTGAATCAGGTAAATTAGTGATCGGTATAGGTGAAAGAAAGACCCCGAAACCGTTTATATCTTCCTGTGATAAGTTTATCTATGTGGAAATATTGGAGAAAGAAGTCTCCAAAAAAGTAGTAAAAAAGAAAAATACGAATACGAATACGAATACCACCACGACCCCTACTCCTGTTGATCAACATAAAATTTCAGCTTTGGATGAAGAAACACTGGAACTGTTGAAAGATACGGTGGATGATACTGCAGATGAAAGCGGTTGGGCATTTTTAGGTGAAATAGGAAGTCTATTTAATAAAAGGAAACCAGACTTTGATGCGCGCAATTATGGATATGAAAAGATATCCCATCTTTTTAAAGCGTATAAAGAGGATTTTGAAATCGATGTCCGTAATTCGGAAAAGTCGAGAATAAAAAATTACTACATCCGCAATATCATTAACAAACCCGTATCAACTAACGTCGAGCCTATTCAACCTGCTCAAACACATACAAAGCATCAGGAAAGTACGACTTCAACTCAATCGGCTCATACGCATGCAAAGCATCAAACGAAAGCTGCTCCTGTTCAAGCTGAAAATGTACAGAAAAAGGGTCAGCAAAACAATACTCCTGCTCCAGTTGTAAACACGAAGAATCAACAAAAAGCTGCTCCTGTTCAAGCTGATAACGCACAGACAAAAGGTCAGCAAAACAATGCTCCTGCTCCAGCAACAAACGCTAAGAATCAACAAAAAGCGGTACCTGTTCAAGCTGACAACGCACAGGCAAAAGGTCAGCAAAACAATGCTCCTGCTCCAGCAGCAAACGCTAAGAATCAACAAAAAACTGCACCTGTTCAAGCTGAGAATGCGCAGACAAAAGGTCAGCAAAATAAAGCACCTGTTCAAGCAGCAAACGCCAAGAATCAACAAAAAACTACTCCTGTTCAAACTGAAAATGCACAGACAAAGAGCCCACAAGATGATACTACTGATCAAACAAATGCATCAACAGGGACAAAGACTCCTGGTACTGCTTTGGAAACAGCAATTATACCTACGAAAGGAAATCTGATTACTGCGGAAGATGTCACTAAAAATCAAATCAGGATTACAAAGGATTTGAAAAGCTTGTTCCCAAATAAAACAAAAAAGATAAGAATACGGATTAACAATGAATATGAGTGTGCTTTTTCGTATAGAAGAGATCGTTCACATGTCCTTAGTTTGGGACAAGAGGCCGCTCATGAATTAGCACTTGAAGCCGGTGCATCGCTTAAATTGACAAAATTGGGTGAAAACTCTTATCAATTAGAGAAGATAAGTAAAGAAAGTAACTAG
- a CDS encoding recombinase, which translates to MREKLNASQEVKRLFERCHAQLDEPSYIELDFLSLLVDVFRPKRKSLFYQVEITPLLDHLMEYPDDRRVFIAYMHRILGMKDFDQLISDAAIISYADFRYEIKKRFTEKYLPAQPPKTTLQYVLNQVFYHSKDADWVAAIPQEQLLDLFNICMFKSIYESEQNYEIKEILYGLEVLVQRITGRAMETDVNKMVPEFQNFDSPFIAIMREFSELNDRFLANNLRYMSSDDLAYKQILVLHKQCENYIETAFSNAHRFGISIKVNQSLLRIQHQLERIKEIISFLVIDKEEEQVPKSIAFAQTLIGYNCRKSNIRKLIGQSTQLLAYEITHHTAQTGEHYITSSKKEYWRMFRSACGGGIIVGIMCIIKLFLGKVETSEFGHALLYSANYAIGFTAIYLFGATLATKQPAMTASALIAAIENGTSGQDVNRHKYWNFAIFFARLFRSQFIAFVGNVIMAFPISLALIWGIQEVFHFNAASGKWLTLVNDLNPTETPMVLHACIAGVFLFLSGIIAGSISNRDKHNSVYYRIEEQPVLKKVFGKEKTAKVARFYEKKWAGIVSNVWFGVFMGTTASVGMFLGLNLDIRHITFASGNLALGLFGHDMELSTDMWIWGILGIGIIGFFNFVVSFSLSLTLAFRSRNLSFGELIKMAKAVWIYFKMNPKSFFFPPQEK; encoded by the coding sequence ATGAGAGAAAAGTTAAATGCCAGTCAAGAAGTAAAACGTCTATTTGAAAGATGCCATGCACAATTAGATGAACCCTCGTATATCGAATTGGATTTCTTATCCTTATTGGTAGATGTGTTCCGTCCGAAACGAAAATCACTGTTCTATCAGGTAGAAATCACTCCGCTATTGGATCATTTAATGGAATACCCCGATGATAGAAGAGTATTTATAGCGTATATGCACCGGATCTTAGGGATGAAAGATTTCGATCAGTTGATTTCAGATGCTGCTATTATCAGCTATGCCGATTTTAGGTATGAGATCAAGAAGCGGTTTACGGAAAAGTACCTACCCGCGCAGCCACCGAAAACGACCTTACAATATGTTTTAAATCAGGTGTTCTATCACTCCAAAGACGCAGACTGGGTGGCCGCCATTCCACAAGAACAATTACTGGATTTATTTAACATCTGTATGTTCAAGTCGATTTATGAGAGTGAACAAAATTATGAAATCAAAGAAATCCTCTATGGATTAGAAGTATTGGTGCAACGGATCACGGGAAGAGCTATGGAGACAGATGTCAATAAGATGGTTCCGGAGTTCCAGAATTTTGACAGTCCCTTTATTGCGATCATGCGTGAGTTCAGTGAATTGAACGATCGCTTTTTGGCGAACAACTTGCGGTACATGAGCTCCGATGACCTTGCCTACAAACAAATACTCGTTTTGCATAAACAATGTGAGAATTATATTGAAACGGCCTTTTCCAATGCACATCGTTTTGGTATCTCGATCAAAGTCAATCAATCGTTGTTACGTATTCAACATCAATTGGAGCGAATCAAAGAGATTATATCCTTTTTGGTCATTGATAAAGAAGAAGAGCAAGTACCCAAGAGTATTGCCTTTGCACAGACCCTAATCGGTTATAATTGTCGCAAGAGTAATATTCGAAAACTAATCGGACAGAGTACGCAACTGTTGGCGTACGAAATTACCCATCATACCGCGCAGACAGGGGAGCATTATATCACCTCAAGCAAAAAAGAATATTGGCGCATGTTTCGTTCTGCTTGTGGCGGAGGAATCATTGTAGGTATTATGTGTATCATCAAATTGTTTCTAGGTAAAGTAGAAACGAGCGAGTTTGGACATGCCCTGCTATACAGTGCAAATTATGCGATTGGCTTTACTGCAATCTACCTGTTTGGAGCAACATTGGCAACCAAACAACCCGCTATGACAGCATCGGCATTGATTGCCGCCATTGAGAATGGTACTTCTGGGCAGGATGTGAATCGACATAAGTATTGGAATTTTGCTATTTTCTTCGCCCGATTATTCCGTTCGCAGTTTATTGCTTTCGTAGGCAATGTCATCATGGCATTCCCGATCAGTCTAGCTTTGATATGGGGCATTCAAGAAGTTTTTCATTTCAATGCAGCATCCGGAAAATGGTTGACATTGGTCAATGACCTCAACCCAACTGAAACGCCGATGGTACTCCACGCTTGTATTGCAGGTGTCTTTCTTTTTTTATCAGGGATCATTGCGGGCAGTATTTCCAATCGCGATAAACACAACTCGGTGTATTACCGCATCGAAGAGCAACCGGTCTTGAAGAAAGTTTTCGGAAAGGAAAAAACAGCAAAAGTAGCCAGGTTCTATGAAAAGAAATGGGCAGGTATCGTTTCCAATGTCTGGTTTGGAGTTTTTATGGGAACAACAGCGTCAGTGGGTATGTTTTTGGGTTTAAATCTCGATATTCGGCACATTACTTTTGCTAGTGGTAATCTTGCATTAGGCTTGTTCGGTCATGATATGGAGCTCAGTACAGACATGTGGATATGGGGGATACTCGGTATAGGGATCATTGGTTTCTTTAATTTTGTCGTTAGCTTTTCATTATCATTGACACTTGCATTCCGTTCCCGAAACCTATCTTTTGGAGAATTGATAAAAATGGCAAAGGCCGTTTGGATTTACTTTAAGATGAATCCCAAATCGTTCTTTTTTCCGCCTCAAGAAAAATAG
- a CDS encoding lipoate--protein ligase, with amino-acid sequence MLIIDSPSNNAYFNIASEEYLLYKYPKADIFLLYINAPSIIIGKFQNTLAEINLDYVQDQGIKVVRRMSGGGAVYHDLGNLNFSFHTLLGTNDFMDFSTFTQPVVSLLNQMDIPAKLEGRNDLLVEGKKFSGNAKLAKNGKMIQHGTLLIDSHMEVLGDALKVNPLKFIDKAVKSNRARVINLSEYLPENISTLPFKQLLIAEMMKNNPEATMYTLTDEDISGIEKLVADKYATWEWNFGASPNYNFKKALKIPAGFIEVHLDVHKGHIEKAKIFGDFFASKPIEELENILIGEKHDIAHIAQLLEGQDITAYFGKVSVAEVLELFK; translated from the coding sequence ATGTTGATCATTGATTCTCCCTCCAATAATGCTTATTTTAATATAGCGTCTGAAGAATATTTATTGTATAAATATCCAAAAGCAGATATTTTCTTATTATACATAAACGCACCTTCAATCATTATCGGTAAATTTCAAAATACCTTAGCAGAAATTAACCTCGATTATGTGCAAGATCAAGGAATCAAAGTCGTGCGACGGATGTCGGGTGGAGGAGCCGTTTATCATGACCTTGGCAACCTGAACTTTTCCTTTCATACCCTTTTAGGAACCAATGATTTTATGGATTTCTCAACCTTTACACAACCCGTAGTATCCTTATTGAATCAGATGGATATCCCTGCGAAACTGGAAGGAAGAAACGATTTGTTGGTAGAAGGGAAGAAATTTAGTGGAAATGCTAAACTCGCTAAAAACGGAAAAATGATCCAGCATGGTACGCTCCTAATAGACTCACATATGGAGGTGTTGGGCGATGCTTTGAAAGTGAATCCACTGAAATTCATAGATAAGGCTGTGAAGTCAAACCGTGCCCGGGTGATCAATCTCAGCGAGTACCTCCCAGAAAACATCAGCACATTACCTTTTAAGCAGCTGTTGATTGCCGAGATGATGAAAAATAATCCAGAGGCTACGATGTATACCCTAACCGATGAAGATATATCGGGAATCGAAAAATTGGTAGCAGACAAATATGCTACATGGGAGTGGAACTTCGGGGCTTCACCAAATTACAATTTTAAGAAAGCATTAAAGATACCAGCCGGATTCATCGAAGTACATTTGGATGTGCACAAGGGTCATATCGAAAAAGCGAAGATATTTGGAGATTTTTTCGCCTCAAAACCAATTGAAGAATTGGAAAACATATTGATTGGAGAAAAACATGATATTGCCCATATTGCCCAACTGCTCGAAGGACAAGATATAACGGCCTATTTCGGCAAAGTAAGTGTAGCCGAAGTATTGGAATTATTTAAATAA
- a CDS encoding WG repeat-containing protein, with translation MSYYLITLISILFCSPVWAQQVDTWYACYNQDSTLIGYSDAVGKVMIEPKFGAYTTANRFDAIIAVAEMGHTPLSTYYLTKSGRVVGRDSLHLFDNGPDCESEGFIRFRDPVTGLAGLFDRHGDIVIPAEYSDLKRVHNGMIVALKGAKKNRNGEVSTWTGGQELLLDTANNILIENFSYNPQLNFFSLQKSTTPPLDSTRTSFKGTDGSYYSFVDFKKEFDQWLRTTLLPDLTKEKLNQLTYPQVTWQAAEDWVTSDRSTFIEANFELVKSRLEKITQGDFQGFISSDGLNPFMFNTPDFDDYYNNCGESKDWQYPTLSLILNQDSASGITQDHLEFLRTAQGYRLLCVTIRSAQLK, from the coding sequence ATGAGCTATTACTTGATCACCCTTATTTCAATACTATTCTGCTCTCCGGTATGGGCACAACAAGTCGACACTTGGTATGCCTGTTACAATCAAGATAGTACGCTGATCGGATATAGCGATGCTGTCGGAAAGGTGATGATCGAACCGAAGTTTGGCGCTTATACCACTGCCAATCGCTTTGATGCTATTATTGCTGTTGCCGAAATGGGGCATACGCCTTTATCAACGTACTACCTGACTAAATCGGGCCGCGTGGTAGGAAGGGATAGTCTGCATCTGTTCGATAATGGTCCTGACTGTGAAAGTGAAGGTTTTATCCGGTTCAGAGATCCTGTGACAGGCCTTGCGGGCTTGTTCGATCGCCATGGTGACATCGTCATACCTGCCGAATACAGCGATCTGAAAAGGGTACATAACGGTATGATTGTGGCGCTGAAAGGTGCCAAAAAAAATCGGAATGGGGAAGTTTCCACTTGGACAGGTGGTCAAGAGTTGCTTTTGGATACAGCTAACAACATTTTGATCGAGAACTTTTCCTACAATCCTCAGCTCAACTTCTTTAGTCTTCAAAAGTCGACAACTCCTCCTCTGGACAGTACACGCACATCTTTTAAGGGAACCGACGGAAGCTACTACTCCTTTGTAGATTTTAAAAAGGAATTTGACCAATGGTTGAGAACGACCTTGCTGCCCGACCTGACGAAAGAAAAACTAAACCAATTGACCTACCCACAGGTAACCTGGCAAGCTGCAGAAGATTGGGTAACCAGCGATCGATCAACCTTTATCGAAGCTAATTTTGAACTGGTCAAAAGTAGGTTGGAGAAAATAACACAAGGGGATTTCCAAGGTTTTATTTCCAGTGATGGTCTCAACCCCTTTATGTTCAACACGCCAGATTTTGATGACTATTATAACAATTGTGGTGAATCTAAGGATTGGCAATATCCAACCCTGTCCTTGATCCTCAACCAGGATAGTGCTTCGGGCATTACACAAGATCATTTGGAGTTTTTAAGAACTGCGCAAGGGTATCGGTTGCTATGCGTCACCATCAGAAGTGCACAACTGAAATAA
- a CDS encoding DUF488 domain-containing protein, with protein MQPAIKIKRVYEEAESQDGYRVLVDRLWPRGLTKEEVHLDEWAKDIAPSTPIRLAYAHVPERWDAFKIQYKNELKHNEEIPSFLDKWEDHPTITLLYAAKDTEHTHALVLQEYLKKCYAARK; from the coding sequence ATGCAGCCAGCTATAAAAATAAAACGGGTATACGAAGAGGCCGAAAGCCAAGATGGCTATCGGGTATTGGTGGATAGGCTATGGCCACGGGGTCTCACCAAAGAGGAGGTTCACTTGGATGAATGGGCAAAAGACATCGCCCCTTCTACCCCTATTCGACTTGCTTACGCGCACGTACCCGAACGATGGGATGCATTTAAGATCCAATACAAAAATGAACTCAAGCACAATGAGGAGATTCCTTCCTTTTTAGATAAATGGGAAGACCACCCGACCATTACCCTATTATACGCAGCAAAAGACACCGAACATACACATGCCCTGGTACTTCAAGAATATTTGAAGAAGTGCTACGCAGCTCGAAAGTAA